The Anopheles coluzzii chromosome 2, AcolN3, whole genome shotgun sequence genome window below encodes:
- the LOC120947620 gene encoding uncharacterized protein LOC120947620: MKLTIKILKGEEYSVETTEESTIQQIKEEIEKKSSIPVEHQKLLLVGKALADEKTVASYGSIVDGTKLTLVVKKPDPLRDVIYRHFKRYLQEEQSQRLTTKFMDDFEQKLHQLSLDDLEKIATEMLAKKGQNVTASDAV; this comes from the exons ATGAAGCTCACTATTAAGATATTGAAAGGAGAAGAATACTCTGTCGAG ACCACAGAAGAGTCGACAATTCAGCAGATTAAGGAAGAGATTGAGAAGAAAAGCTCCATACCGGTGGAGCATcagaagctgctgctggtggggaAAGCGCTGGCAGATGAAAAGACTGTCGCCTCCTATGGCAGCATTGTGGACGGTACGAAGCTGACGCTGGTGGTCAAGAAGCCGGATCCACTGCGGGACGTCATCTACCGCCACTTCAAGCGCTACCTGCAGGAAGAGCAATCGCAGCGATTGACGACCAAATTTATGGACGACTTTGAACAAAAGCTGCACCAACTCAGCCTGGACGATCTGGAAAAGATCGCCACGGAGATGTTGGCGAAAAAGGGCCAAAATGTGACAGCTTCCGACGCCGTGTAA
- the LOC120949259 gene encoding uncharacterized protein LOC120949259, with amino-acid sequence MIPRTKVFVGSLPPATKPEEVRRLFENYGVVTECDVMNRCAFVHMQNQDMAESAIQALHNTTFKGVTIVVERGRVRERPPGGVGGGSMDSARGRPGAGPMRGSRGGMRSQPYGVGAGYGAARTPGGYGARANYGTGGGRYEGGYRNDAGYSSSNNAYGYGYSSNGGGYGSTRHSSSEDRRGFTLPSYPSDPSRGTYGSNYDGYSSYDGGYSSYGYDTTQASSSYQRWPSSAPATADSYSYAGGYSQASADPAAAVGQTTDYSQSYPSMSSSSSGYRSASGYGQPASGRRF; translated from the exons ATGATCCCG AGAactaaagtgtttgtaggCAGCTTGCCACCGGCGACGAAGCCGGAGGAAGTGCGCCGGCTGTTCGAGAACTATGGCGTGGTGACGGAATGCGACGTCATGAATCGGTGCGCGTTCGTCCACATGCAAAACCAGGATATGGCCGAGAGTGCGATCCAGGCGCTGCACAATACCACCTTCAAGGGTGTGACGATCGTGGTGGAGCGTGGCCGGGTGCGGGAAAGGCCGCCGGGCGGCGTCGGTGGCGGCAGCATGGATAGTGCGCGCGGTCGTCCCGGCGCCGGTCCGATGCGAGGCTCGCGCGGTGGAATGCGCAGCCAACCGTACGGTGTCGGCGCTGGGTACGGTGCCGCTCGCACTCCGGGAGGTTATGGGGCACGTGCAAACTATGGTACCGGCGGTGGTCGTTATGAAGGAGGTTATAG GAACGATGCCGGGTACAGTTCCTCCAACAATGCTTATGGGTACGGTTACAGCAGCAATGGCGGGGGCTATGGAAGTACCCGGCACTCTAGCAGCGAGGACCGCCGCGGTTTTACACTGCCATCCTATCCCTCCGATCCGAGCCGGGGAACGTACGGTAGCAATTACGATGGCTATTCCAGCTACGATGGCGGCTACAGTAGCTACGGGTACGATACTACGCAAGCATCCTCCAGCTACCAGCGATGGCCATCTTCAGCTCCAGCAACGGCAGATAGCTA CTCATATGCTGGCGGCTACTCACAAGCTTCGGCGGAccccgcagcagcagtgggacAAACTACAGATTATAGTCAATCTTATCCTTCCATGAGCAGTAGCTCCTCGGGATACCG TTCCGCTTCCGGGTACGGTCAGCCAGCGTCGGGCAGAAGATTCTAG
- the LOC120947618 gene encoding prostatic acid phosphatase has product MAGEFIGVELRSLTAALLLATLMVLGVSGTPNGTVSKDDGEGKLIFAHVLFRHGDRTPIDPYPNDPWKDPSHWTADWGQLVNAGKMRHLLLGKWLRQRYSSLLQDTYSNNEIYVRSTDVDRTLMSAEANLAGLYPPTGRDVWDSAITWQPIPVHTVTEELDSVLAAKKRCPAFDHALKVYRQSEPYHSYNASFEPVYRYVTEKTGRRYDSLSSLQNLYSALLIEELNNFTLPDWTKTVYPEPLRSVSAMTFAVKTNTTQLARLKMGPLVKEMLNRFRSKAKGTLKPNRSVWMYSAHDVTVASLLNALRVFELHNPPFAACVLLELRQPANGGQAYVELFYKNTTGEPYRLVVPGCDARCPLDRMFEIYDNILPQDWEAECQLSLLSMSYVEADLNSASSLIGVVLLTVVSLLVLLTVVAIAKRRNSLNSERWYLRIDG; this is encoded by the exons ATGGCAGGCGAATTTATTGGTGTAGAATTACGGTCATTGACTGCTGCGTTGCTGCTGGCAACGTTAATGGTGCTGGGCGTCAGCGGAACGCCGAACGGGACGGTCAGCAAGGATGATGGTGAAGGGAAGCTCATTTTTGCCCATGTT CTGTTCCGCCATGGCGATCGTACTCCGATCGATCCGTATCCGAACGATCCTTGGAAGGATCCCAGCCACTGGACCGCCGATTGGGGACAGTTAGTGAAC GCTGGTAAAATGCGCCATTTGCTGTTAGGAAAATGGCTACGCCAGCGGTACTCAAGCTTGCTGCAGGATACGTACAGCAACAACGAGATCTACGTACGCTCCACCGACGTCGACCGCACGCTGATGAGCGCGGAAGCGAATCTCGCCGGGCTGTATCCACCGACGGGACGGGACGTGTGGGACTCGGCCATCACCTGGCAACCGATCCCGGTGCACACCGTCACGGAGGAGCTGGACAGTGTACTGGCGGCGAAGAAGCGCTGTCCCGCGTTTGACCACGCGCTGAAGGTGTACCGCCAATCGGAACCGTACCATTCGTACAACGCCTCGTTCGAGCCGGTGTACCGTTACGTGACGGAGAAGACGGGCCGCCGGTACGATTCGCTCTCCTCCCTGCAGAACCTGTACAGTGCGCTGCTGATCGAGGAGCTGAACAACTTCACGCTGCCAGACTGGACCAAAACGGTCTATCCCGAACCGCTGCGTTCCGTCTCCGCCATGACGTTTGCGGTGAAAACGAACACCACCCAGCTGGCCCGCCTGAAGATGGGCCCACTGGTGAAGGAAATGTTGAACCGGTTCCGCTCGAAGGCAAAGGGCACGCTCAAGCCGAACCGTTCCGTGTGGATGTACAGTGCGCACGACGTCACGGTCGCTAGCCTGCTGAATGCGCTGCGTGTGTTTGAGCTGCACAATCCACCGTTTGCGGCGTGCGTGCTGCTCGAGCTGCGGCAACCCGCCAATGGTGGTCAGGCGTACGTGGAGCTGTTCTACAAAAATACCACGGGCGAACCGTACCGGCTGGTCGTGCCTGGATGTGACGCACGGTGTCCGCTGGATAGGATGTTCGAAATCTACGACAACATTCTGCCGCAGGACTGGGAAGCCGAGTGCCAGCTGTCCCTGCTGTCGATGAGCTACGTCGAGGCGGACCTCAACTCGGCCAGCAGCTTGATCGGGGTCGTGCTGCTGACGGTCGTTTCGCTGCTCGTCCTGCTGACCGTGGTAGCCATCGCGAAGCGTCGCAACAGTCTGAACAGCGAACGGTGGTACCTGCGGATCGATGGATGA
- the LOC120947619 gene encoding endonuclease III-like protein 1, giving the protein MRIFYSAAYRLFTTTMETKSPYFSPRKTRNYAKKEGLTLLQKATQGLNPQEKHASGKKPPVRGFKAKDESNSAANGVAQEKPIKKVIKKRATNIRTDALAVVKNEIVTNEMTDETVVAPQLGNEKTPEKQPDTNGDVEGGNEMMGTSSATLPGTEVKIKVEPVDDVETAPQLTSSVLEKTPIKREPAGADHSPIKRELEIGSTDDSTVAKESKWEPENWRQMMENIREMRKAHLAPVDTMGCDQFTQDPGATEVPDRVKRYHCLVSLILSSQTKDKANHECMLRLKKHGLTPESIVATDSAVLQKLIYPVGFYKNKTRFIKEMSQILIDQYGGDIPNSIEGLLKLPGVGKKMAHLCMRSAWNIVTGIGVDTHVHRIANWLKWVPKETKNPENTRQALEKWLPYELWDEVNHLLVGFGQTICTPRFPRCNDCSNAPICPARGQQKIRNTPIKKEVKMEDLEF; this is encoded by the exons ATGCGTATTTTCTACTCGGCTGCATATCGTTTATTCACTACTACAATG GAAACGAAGTCTCCATACTTCTCACCGCGCAAAACGCGAAATTACGCCAAGAAAGAAGGCTTAACTCTGCTGCAGAAAGCTACCCAAGGGCTCAACCCGCAGGAAAAGCATGCTTCCGGGAAGAAACCACCGGTACGCGGGTTCAAGGCCAAGGACGAAAGCAACAGTGCGGCGAATGGTGTCGCACAAGAGAAACCTATCAAAAAGGTGATCAAAAAACGTGCAACCAATATCCGCACCGATGCACTCGCTGTTGTGAAGAATGAAATTGTTACAAATGAAATGACTGACGAAACCGTCGTAGCGCCGCAGCTGGGGAATGAAAAGACGCCCGAAAAGCAGCCAGACACAAACGGCGATGTCGAAggtggaaatgaaatgatggGCACTAGCAGTGCAACATTACCGGGGACAGAAGTAAAAATTAAAGTCGAGCCTGTGGACGATGTTGAGACGGCACCACAGCTAACCAGTTCCGTGCTGGAGAAAACTCCGATCAAACGCGAGCCAGCAGGGGCTGACCATTCCCCTATCAAACGAGAGCTCGAAATCGGTAGCACTGATGACTCAACCGTCGCCAAAGAGTCCAAGTGGGAGCCCGAAAACTGGCGTCAGATGATGGAAAACATTCGCGAAATGCGCAAAGCCCATCTGGCCCCGGTCGACACGATGGGTTGCGATCAGTTCACTCAAGACCCCGGTGCCACGGAAGTGCCGGATCGTGTGAAACGCTACCACTGTCTGGTGTCGCTGATACTGTCGAGCCAAACGAAGGACAAAGCGAACCACGAATGTATGCTGCGGCTGAAGAAGCACGGTCTTACGCCGGAATCGATCGTTGCCACCGACAGTGCTGTGCTGCAGAAGCTTATCTATCCTGTCGGATTCTATAAG AACAAAACTCGCTTCATCAAGGAGATGTCCCAAATTTTAATCGACCAGTACGGAGGAGACATTCCCAACAGCATCGAAGGTTTGCTCAAGCTGCCGGGTGTGGGTAAAAAGATGGCCCATCTTTGCATGCGCAGCGCCTGGAATATTGTGACCGGCATCGGTGTGGATACGCACGTGCACCGTATCGCCAACTGGCTGAAGTGGGTGCCGAAGGAAACGAAAAATCCGGAAAATACGCGCCAAGCACTGGAGAAATGGTTACCGTACGAGCTGTGGGATGAGGTGAACCATCTGCTGGTCGGTTTCGGACAAACCATCTGCACGCCGCGCTTTCCGCGCTGCAATGACTGTTCGAACGCGCCCATCTGCCCGGCACGTGGCCAACAGAAGATACGCAACACGCCGATCAAGAAGGAGGTCAAGATGGAGGATTTGGAGTTTTGA